The stretch of DNA AACATCCCGACGATGAACGAGGTTTCGATGACCGGCATCCCGAACTGGAGCGGATAGATTGGGAGCAGTGCCGGGGCGCTCGTCACTGTCGAAAAGTCCACGTATCCGGGCGTTCCGGGCGCGTAGACGCCGGTAACCGACAGCACGGCGGCCACGACGTAGGCGACGACAATCGCGAGCAAGACGGGGAACAGCTTGAACACCTTGTTACTCTCTTTCAGGTACTGGCTGAACAACACGATGAGGAACAGCGTGAGCCCGAGCAGCCACCAGTTCTGGGTCGCGCTCGTGACCTGTGGAACCGAGAACAGCGAGAGACCGATGAGCGCAATCGTCGGGGCAACGACGACCGGCGAGAGAAACTGTCGGAGTTTGCCGACGACCCCAAAGTAGCCAATGGCGACCTCAGCGAGCGCGGCGACGATAATCGCGCCTTGGAGGTGGACAATCATCACTTCCCACCCGGGGTTGCCGGGGAAGCTGCCGACGACGCCGATGATGGCGAGCGCCGGAGCGAGCATCGAAAACGGCGCACCTTGGACGATTGGATACCGATTTCCGAACGTCGTCTGGGCGAGTGTCGCAATCCCTGAGACCACGAAAAACGTGCCGACGAGCCGCGCGGTGGCGTCTGCGGGCATTCCCATCGCCCCGGCGAGAATGAGCGGCACCGCGATGTTCGCACCGACCATCGTGAGGTAGTGTTGAAGACCGAGCAAGGCAGATTCGCCAAGCGGTGGTTTCTCCTCGATTCCGTATTCGACGAAACCTGCCTCAGAAGGGGGTTCGTTATCTGCCATCAGTGCACTCCTGTCCGTGTCCAACCATTTCGTGCATCTAACCACCATCCTGTAGGGGATTGTCATAAACACATCGAAACCACAACACTGCGGTGCTCTCTGCCTACCAACAGACGAGGAGATTTGCACACACGTCGCGGAGTACGAGCGGGCCGAGGAGCACACCCATGAGATGGACTCTGCGCGTCCCAACGCGAACCGGAACCAGCCCGAGTACGGTTGCTACTACGAGCACACAGACGCCGAACAGCCCAGCAAACGCCCACGCGAGGGCGATGAGCAGGGAGAGAACGACGAGCGAGAGTAGCGTGTAGTCCAGTCGGCCAACGGTTTCGAGATACCAGTCGCCAAGGCGAGGAACGAGAACGAATCCGACCGCGGCGGCAATCGTAATCCCCGAAAGAAGCACGGGCAGATTGAGCGGTACGCCCGCATCGTCAAGCGCGACGAGCACACCAGTTCGCGGCGTGCCGAGCGAGACGAGTGCGAAGAGCGCGAAAATCGTGTTTGCCGTGTTCACGCCGCTCGTTGCGACGATGAACCCGCGCGTCCGCTCTGCATCGGGGAGCACGGGAACCACTGCGGTCGCGGCAATCGCACTCGACACACCGGGAAGATAGCCGACGATTGCACCCGAGAGCGTCCCCGCAAGCGCAGTCCCACACACCAACGTTTTCGACGAGGTGACGACGGCTGTCGCCTGCTCGGGGACGCCTGCGCCGTCCATCGCAGTGAGGAGGACGGGTGCGCCGAACAGTCCTGCGAACAGCGGCATGAGTAGGTCGCCAGTCGGAAACAACCCGCGTGCGGGCAGGTCCAGTGTTGCCACTCCGAGGGCGCTACTCGCAGTGAGAATCACCACCGCCCACAGTTTACGTCTGGGTGTCGGCTCACCGACGACGAGCGCGAGGCCGATTGTACCGAGGACGACCCAGAGGTGGGCGTCGATAATGGGGTACCCCCACGTCATCGCTCTCGTCACTGGAAGCGCGCGCGGGAGGGCGAAAAAGACCGCGAGGCCGCTGCCGAGCGCGGAGAGTCGGAGCGCTTCGCGTCCCTGTCCTGCAAGGACGAGCCGGTGGCCGGGAAGCGCACCGGGGGCAAACGCCGGGTCGGGCACGCCGAGGGAGAGTGCGGGAACCACGTCGAGGAAAGTGTGGACGACACCCGCCGCGAGCATGGAAACGCCAACGAGTGCGGGCGGCCCGGGGACGTGTGGCGCGCCTGCCGCGAGCAAGAGCGCGAAGTTGTTCGCGTGAAGGCCGGGGATGAGGCCACTCACCGTCCCAAGGAGGATGCCACCTGCG from Haladaptatus sp. ZSTT2 encodes:
- a CDS encoding uracil-xanthine permease family protein; translated protein: MADNEPPSEAGFVEYGIEEKPPLGESALLGLQHYLTMVGANIAVPLILAGAMGMPADATARLVGTFFVVSGIATLAQTTFGNRYPIVQGAPFSMLAPALAIIGVVGSFPGNPGWEVMIVHLQGAIIVAALAEVAIGYFGVVGKLRQFLSPVVVAPTIALIGLSLFSVPQVTSATQNWWLLGLTLFLIVLFSQYLKESNKVFKLFPVLLAIVVAYVVAAVLSVTGVYAPGTPGYVDFSTVTSAPALLPIYPLQFGMPVIETSFIVGMFAGVVASIVESFGDYHAVARLSGVGAPSEKRINHGIGMEGLMNVFAGIMGAGGSTSYSENIGAIGLTGVASRYVVQVGAAIMLLIGFIGYFGQLIATIPSPIIGGLFIAMFGQIVAVGLSNLKYVDLDSSRNIFVLGTAMFAGLAIPAYMNNVAAVDPNIAGPEMLRMGLEGVPLLGVVLGTKLVADTLFVIGGTGMAVGGLVAVVLDNTIPGSDDERGLTVWQAIAEDDEDFQTFFERRSNDGASGSPESAD
- a CDS encoding tripartite tricarboxylate transporter permease encodes the protein MALAGVSVQFASETTLTTLGFVAGGILLGTVSGLIPGLHANNFALLLAAGAPHVPGPPALVGVSMLAAGVVHTFLDVVPALSLGVPDPAFAPGALPGHRLVLAGQGREALRLSALGSGLAVFFALPRALPVTRAMTWGYPIIDAHLWVVLGTIGLALVVGEPTPRRKLWAVVILTASSALGVATLDLPARGLFPTGDLLMPLFAGLFGAPVLLTAMDGAGVPEQATAVVTSSKTLVCGTALAGTLSGAIVGYLPGVSSAIAATAVVPVLPDAERTRGFIVATSGVNTANTIFALFALVSLGTPRTGVLVALDDAGVPLNLPVLLSGITIAAAVGFVLVPRLGDWYLETVGRLDYTLLSLVVLSLLIALAWAFAGLFGVCVLVVATVLGLVPVRVGTRRVHLMGVLLGPLVLRDVCANLLVCW